The following coding sequences lie in one Silene latifolia isolate original U9 population chromosome 5, ASM4854445v1, whole genome shotgun sequence genomic window:
- the LOC141657594 gene encoding pentatricopeptide repeat-containing protein At3g23020: MLCKSLNFEMSCYFPAPYHVNIASISIRVSVSPLETHDFSSKKLQDSKFLQLPNKGNKNVGKFHKKNVNSSVVIEKQRILGLNPHGSVDELGREQSRGSWVRPKSRDKVNGVEFEGGEDGNLRGKKVHTRCSTKWASYGGCIAEMLRALENVGDLDEAFKPWEARLSNKERSIILKEQVSWERALEIFEWFKKKGCYELNVIHYNIMIRILGKARKWGEVERLWDEMRDKKIAPINSTYGTLIDVYSKGGLKEEAIVWLQRMNEQRMEPDEVTMGIVVQMYKKSGEFRKAEEFFKMWSSSKSTKEKSTLEKPTVFPTKASVGHHLSLYTYNTLIDTYGKSGQLQEMADTFQKMLKNGVIPDTITFNTMIHIYGNMGMLEEVNSLVKKMEELKRAPDTRTYNILISLYAKRDDINLAYSYLTKMKAAGLEPDPVSYRTLLYAFSIRNMVVEAELLVSEMDERGLEIDEFTQSALTRMYIEAAMLDKSWSWFQRFHLKGNMSSECYSANIDAYGERGHVDEAEKVFFCCRERNKIGVVEFNVMIKAYGISKKYDKACQLFDSMEKEGVLPDRCSYISLIQLLASADLPHIAKPYLLKMQESGLVNDCVPYSALISSFAKLGQLELAKSLYKEMIGYKVQPDIVMYGALINASAECGNVAEAVAYIDDLKKAGLSLNEVICNSLIKLYTKIGYLDEAEETYRLLRSSEMGPDVYTSNCLIDLYSERSMVREAEEIFEDVKRRGEANEFSYAMMLCMYKRIGRVEEAMKIAEKMQELGILTELLSYNSVLALFVVDGKYKETVKIFKEMIRVGLEPDDSSFKSLGLVLVKSGVPKQAVARLEILRRKDAQNGVQAWMSALSSVVCSDSYDDH, from the coding sequence ATGTTATGTAAATCCCTAAACTTTGAAATGAGCTGTTATTTCCCAGCACCATACCATGTAAACATCGCCTCAATTAGCATTAGAGTTTCAGTTTCTCCACTTGAAACCCATGATTTTTCCTCCAAGAAACTCCAAGATTCAAAGTTTCTACAATTACCCAATAAAGGGAACAAAAATGTTGGTAAATTTCATAAGAAGAATGTGAATTCAAGTGTAGTAATTGAGAAACAAAGAATTTTGGGATTGAACCCACATGGGTCTGTTGATGAATTAGGTAGAGAACAGTCTAGGGGGAGTTGGGTTCGGCCGAAAAGCCGAGATAAGGTTAATGGTGTGGAGTTTGAAGGTGGTGAGGATGGGAATTTGCGCGGTAAGAAAGTGCACACCAGGTGTTCGACGAAATGGGCTTCCTATGGAGGGTGTATTGCGGAGATGTTACGGGCTTTGGAGAATGTTGGTGACTTGGACGAGGCGTTTAAGCCGTGGGAAGCTAGGCTTAGTAATAAAGAGAGGAGTATTATATTGAAAGAGCAAGTGAGTTGGGAGAGAGCTCTCGAGATTTTCGAGTGGTTTAAGAAGAAGGGGTGTTATGAGTTGAATGTGATTCATTATAATATTATGATTAGGATACTAGGGAAAGCGCGGAAATGGGGTGAGGTAGAGAGATTGTGGGATGAGATGAGGGATAAGAAGATTGCACCAATAAATTCTACTTATGGTACTCTTATCGATGTTTATAGCAAAGGCGGTCTTAAGGAGGAGGCTATTGTTTGGTTGCAAAGGATGAACGAGCAACGGATGGAGCCCGATGAGGTTACAATGGGAATTGTTGTGCAAATGTACAAGAAATCAGGGGAGTTTAGGAAAGCTGAGGAGTTCTTTAAAATGTGGTCTTCGAGTAAATCCACGAAAGAGAAGAGTACACTTGAAAAACCTACAGTCTTCCCTACTAAAGCGAGTGTTGGCCATCACCTTAGCTTGTACACATATAATACCCTCATTGATACATATGGGAAATCTGGGCAGCTTCAAGAAATGGCGGATACCTTTCAGAAGATGCTTAAAAATGGAGTTATTCCTGATACCATAACCTTCAATACAATGATTCACATCTATGGTAATATGGGTATGCTAGAGGAGGTCAATTCATTGGTGAAGAAGATGGAAGAGCTAAAACGTGCTCCAGACACAAGAACATATAACATACTTATATCCCTCTATGCTAAGCGCGATGACATCAACCTAGCATATAGTTACTTGACTAAGATGAAAGCAGCCGGCCTTGAGCCAGACCCTGTGAGCTACCGTACTCTCTTGTATGCTTTTTCTATCCGAAATATGGTTGTTGAAGCAGAGTTGCTTGTTTCAGAAATGGATGAGAGAGGTCTTGAAATTGACGAGTTTACACAATCTGCTCTGACTAGAATGTATATTGAAGCTGCCATGCTGGATAAGTCATGGTCATGGTTTCAGCGTTTCCACCTTAAAGGAAATATGAGTTCAGAGTGCTATTCTGCTAACATTGATGCATATGGAGAACGTGGGCATGTGGATGAAGCTGAGAAAGTGTTTTTTTGTTGCCGAGAGAGGAACAAAATCGGGGTGGTTGAATTCAATGTGATGATCAAAGCTTATGGCATAAGTAAAAAATATGACAAGGCATGTCAATTGTTTGATAGCATGGAGAAAGAAGGTGTCCTTCCCGATAGATGTTCCTATATTTCTCTCATTCAATTGCTAGCATCTGCAGATTTGCCCCACATTGCAAAGCCTTATCTTTTAAAGATGCAGGAATCGGGTCTCGTGAATGATTGTGTCCCTTATAGTGCTCTCATATCAAGCTTTGCGAAACTAGGCCAGTTGGAATTGGCCAAAAGCTTGTACAAAGAGATGATTGGGTATAAAGTACAGCCTGATATTGTTATGTATGGCGCGCTAATAAACGCCTCTGCAGAGTGTGGAAATGTTGCAGAAGCAGTGGCCTACATTGATGATCTAAAAAAGGCAGGCCTTTCCTTGAATGAGGTTATCTGCAACAGTTTGATCAAGCTTTACACTAAAATTGGGTATCTGGATGAAGCAGAAGAGACATATCGATTGCTCCGATCATCTGAGATGGGTCCGGATGTATATACCTCAAATTGTTTGATCGATTTATATAGTGAACGGTCAATGGTCCGAGAAGCGGAAGAGATTTTCGAAGATGTGAAGAGAAGAGGAGAAGCCAATGAGTTTTCATATGCAATGATGTTATGCATGTACAAGAGGATAGGCAGGGTAGAAGAAGCGATGAAAATTGCTGAAAAGATGCAGGAACTAGGAATTTTAACAGAGTTGTTAAGCTATAACAGTGTACTTGCCCTTTTTGTTGTGGATGGAAAATACAAGGAAACTGTGAAAATATTCAAGGAGATGATCAGAGTCGGGCTTGAACCGGATGATTCTAGTTTTAAATCACTTGGGTTAGTTCTTGTGAAATCTGGAGTCCCCAAGCAAGCAGTTGCTAGACTAGAGATACTGAGAAGGAAAGATGCTCAAAATGGTGTACAAGCATGGATGTCAGCTCTATCTTCTGTGGTTTGCAGTGACAGTTATGATGATCACTAA